The genomic window CGATAATCTTGGCGGCGCTCGTCTTGGGATTTTTTTTCAAGTTTTCACAAACTTGAAAACCATCGATGCCGGGCAGCCTCAAATCAAGAAGCACGATGTGCGGCAAAAAAACCACGGATTTCTGCCCCGCGTCAAAACCATCCGCGGCCGTCTCGATTTCAAGCGGCGGCTGGATTTTTGAGAGTGTCCGGCGGATCATATGAAGAATGCCCGGATCATCATCAACGATCAAAACTCTGTTTCGGTTCGCTAGGGAAAGGCCCTCCGGGATCGGCATCCCATAGCGTTGCATGAACGCCAATAAATCCTCGGACCGTATTCTGCGATGGCCGCCCGGGGTTGTGTACGCTTTGAGTTTGCCCGCTTTAACCCAGCGAATAACGCCGGGAATCGTGACAGCGCAGAATTGGGCGACCTGG from Elusimicrobiota bacterium includes these protein-coding regions:
- a CDS encoding response regulator, which produces MQIIPLRPLTTHQVAQFCAVTIPGVIRWVKAGKLKAYTTPGGHRRIRSEDLLAFMQRYGMPIPEGLSLANRNRVLIVDDDPGILHMIRRTLSKIQPPLEIETAADGFDAGQKSVVFLPHIVLLDLRLPGIDGFQVCENLKKNPKTSAAKIIAMTGADTPQARRKILDRGADAYLPKPFELRILIEEISRLLGIRLEFGRDPAAVNIKRSEGHG